The following are from one region of the Abiotrophia defectiva ATCC 49176 genome:
- a CDS encoding putative glycoside hydrolase has product MKSVKPGAILLLLMLILTACQKQEPAQPNYQTLPQVQAKYTADEIADFNNRRSQGKTNRYEGIKIEDGRILVTPTNLPKALFYDSGINIAYPKNGVKGIYLSPEIIADQTKFQNVIAMMKRNGLNAAVIDFKDDYGQIVTQIETDNAMVKENIVQVADLKSALKTLEANQIYPIARIVTFKDNMMSDKHPELSFHSRETGSIWSDGNGSQFINPYLEEVWKYNIEVSIAAAKMGFKEIQYDYVRFPEGFETFAEDLRFDKGNYSNYVSASGNKIEGEDRVAAITDFLKLAKEQLAPYGVKVGADVFGITAVTSGQTETTGIGQDFAKMAEQLDVISSMIYPSHWGTSFFGIELPDLHPYELVDEYMFSEEQVLKNVQNKVISRPWIQDFTDSSKPVGTYQEYGTLQVQAQINALAKHHIHEFLLWNANGDYSEGIDVSGNNTNNPTTNQGSNHQMQNTQQNQNNGNH; this is encoded by the coding sequence ATGAAATCAGTCAAACCAGGCGCAATCTTGCTGCTCTTGATGCTCATTCTGACCGCATGTCAGAAGCAAGAACCCGCCCAACCGAACTATCAGACTCTCCCTCAGGTACAGGCTAAGTACACTGCAGATGAGATAGCCGACTTCAATAATCGGCGGAGTCAAGGCAAAACCAACCGTTATGAGGGAATTAAGATTGAAGATGGTCGTATTCTCGTGACTCCAACCAATTTACCTAAGGCTTTATTCTACGATAGTGGGATAAATATTGCTTATCCTAAAAATGGCGTAAAAGGCATCTATCTTTCACCTGAGATTATCGCCGACCAGACCAAGTTCCAGAATGTCATTGCTATGATGAAACGAAACGGCCTTAATGCTGCTGTTATCGACTTCAAGGATGACTATGGTCAAATTGTCACCCAAATCGAAACCGATAATGCCATGGTTAAAGAAAACATAGTTCAAGTGGCCGATTTAAAATCCGCTCTCAAGACCTTAGAAGCTAACCAGATTTATCCAATTGCACGTATTGTTACCTTCAAAGATAACATGATGTCGGATAAACACCCAGAACTCTCCTTCCACTCACGTGAGACAGGAAGTATCTGGTCGGATGGCAATGGCTCTCAGTTTATTAACCCCTACCTAGAAGAAGTATGGAAATACAATATCGAAGTTTCTATTGCGGCCGCTAAGATGGGCTTCAAGGAAATTCAGTATGACTATGTCCGCTTCCCAGAAGGATTTGAGACCTTTGCTGAAGATTTACGCTTCGACAAAGGCAACTACAGCAACTATGTCTCCGCAAGTGGTAATAAGATTGAAGGTGAAGACCGGGTTGCGGCTATTACTGACTTCTTGAAACTCGCCAAAGAACAACTTGCGCCATATGGTGTTAAAGTTGGTGCCGACGTCTTCGGTATTACGGCCGTTACTAGTGGTCAAACCGAAACAACCGGGATTGGTCAAGACTTCGCTAAAATGGCCGAACAGCTAGATGTTATTTCGAGTATGATCTACCCTTCTCACTGGGGTACATCCTTCTTTGGAATTGAGCTACCTGACTTACACCCTTATGAGTTAGTCGATGAATATATGTTCTCAGAGGAACAGGTACTTAAGAACGTCCAAAATAAGGTGATCAGTCGCCCTTGGATTCAAGACTTTACCGACTCAAGCAAACCAGTAGGCACCTACCAAGAATACGGCACCTTACAGGTTCAGGCACAGATCAATGCGCTAGCCAAACATCATATTCATGAGTTCTTACTCTGGAATGCTAACGGTGATTATTCTGAAGGCATTGATGTCAGTGGTAACAACACCAATAACCCAACCACCAATCAAGGTTCTAACCATCAGATGCAGAATACACAACAGAATCAAAATAACGGCAATCACTAG
- a CDS encoding phosphate ABC transporter permease, with product MSLMQWAKRSLASLLGKHKDSIKKLPIIKQLNQKANKELDEGRQALLRANFDRILEIVYDQDHLNFDLWLDFGSLLGYYREGGRIEHDIDMDFALKVSDLEAFDVYEGHLLANGFRKRKDFTYEGKVVERAYDFNGLNIDFIFYKVTETQFSSVTIDFKINAIGQPTRLMAYRYQLPLMEIVWANIEEHKVMVPQDCHRYLSLLYGADFMEPNTHYHWQANPIYQQVSSEPAQVKLLP from the coding sequence ATGTCACTTATGCAATGGGCTAAACGGAGTTTGGCCAGTCTCTTAGGTAAACACAAGGACAGCATTAAAAAATTGCCGATTATTAAGCAGTTAAATCAAAAGGCTAATAAAGAGTTAGATGAAGGGCGACAAGCTCTATTAAGGGCTAACTTCGACCGGATTTTAGAGATTGTCTATGATCAAGACCACTTAAACTTTGATTTATGGTTGGATTTTGGTAGTCTGCTAGGTTACTACCGTGAAGGTGGGCGCATTGAGCATGATATTGATATGGACTTTGCTCTCAAAGTCAGTGACTTAGAGGCCTTTGATGTCTATGAAGGTCATCTCTTAGCTAATGGATTCCGCAAACGCAAGGACTTTACCTATGAGGGGAAAGTCGTAGAACGGGCCTATGATTTTAATGGGCTTAACATTGACTTTATCTTCTATAAGGTTACTGAGACTCAATTTTCGAGTGTCACTATTGACTTCAAGATTAATGCCATCGGCCAGCCAACTCGCTTAATGGCTTATCGTTATCAATTACCACTAATGGAGATTGTTTGGGCCAATATTGAAGAGCATAAAGTCATGGTACCGCAAGATTGCCATCGCTATCTTTCCTTACTATATGGCGCAGATTTCATGGAACCTAACACTCACTATCATTGGCAAGCTAACCCGATTTATCAGCAAGTATCGTCTGAACCAGCTCAAGTTAAGCTCTTACCTTAA
- a CDS encoding LicD family protein, whose protein sequence is MIRLDWIEKHYYQINTCFLLALIMYCMAGLIVPLQFLSAHPLVYGTITLMGCLLGLYNLLSKKVHLKLSLLPWLVAFFLLNIVTSLLVVNFGYMANFKNMVIFFLYFFAIYPIFINLGQGQAKRLLNNMFWLVVIVNTIGDLISIGQFVALIGYHVSDYKGLIIRQGFIESRLFGILASPNYLAIISLLVVLFLLSQWRKSQVTWMKVAIVSSIFINFVYIVLSGSRTALLCLLAATLIYSMVNISGWQLKKRFLTICVVFAAIGVGVYSVDTVGEFYLQQSGGVRILNDEESLAGKPNVTTGEGTLKRSDTEETNISNNRFDIWKSTLALVPYRPILGFSSGNWHSVAKSYDANSYVVKQHYLTHNGYIEVLFYNGILGFITLGFFILASTKRLLAKWWALNKKGVSRQDLDMILAMMAVIFTSNLFLSSTLYGISFLGVILFAILGYYEAVIAKDYAGYRQLNDQEVRQVELEIMDYIHAICQREQIQYSLAYGTLLGAIRHQGFIPWDDDMDIALVRSEYERLYQAIKADRHPVYQVTGFQDAWHYPFPFYRVVDKRTFYENNTLAWPSKLGICVDVFPFDQAKGDQAKMDRLDQLRQLSAYSWNGIRNEEGGLGNLIRYAVNFFFRLLPPRIWNQKMDQLAQKGSDSNRLDYLMEKKRRDTSFVKTAHEQVQEAVFEDRRYQILSDYNQVLTAIYGADYMQLPAEEDRVQHAPFTAYREEA, encoded by the coding sequence ATGATACGATTAGATTGGATTGAGAAACATTACTACCAAATCAATACTTGCTTTCTTTTAGCGTTGATTATGTATTGTATGGCAGGGTTGATTGTTCCCTTACAATTTCTCAGTGCCCATCCTTTAGTATATGGTACCATCACCTTAATGGGGTGCTTATTAGGGCTCTATAACTTATTATCCAAGAAAGTTCATCTCAAACTCAGTTTACTACCTTGGCTAGTTGCTTTCTTCCTCTTGAATATTGTAACAAGTCTCTTGGTGGTTAACTTTGGTTATATGGCAAACTTCAAGAATATGGTCATATTCTTCCTTTATTTCTTTGCCATTTACCCAATCTTTATTAATTTGGGTCAAGGACAAGCTAAGCGTTTGCTCAATAACATGTTCTGGTTAGTTGTCATCGTCAATACTATCGGTGATTTAATTTCCATTGGCCAATTCGTTGCCTTAATTGGCTATCACGTCAGCGACTATAAAGGTTTAATTATTCGTCAAGGCTTTATTGAGTCGCGTTTGTTTGGGATTTTGGCTAGCCCTAACTACTTGGCTATTATCTCGCTATTGGTAGTCCTATTCCTCTTAAGTCAATGGCGCAAGAGTCAGGTGACTTGGATGAAAGTGGCAATCGTCTCGTCGATTTTCATAAACTTCGTTTACATCGTCTTATCAGGTTCTAGAACAGCCTTATTATGCTTGCTTGCTGCTACCCTAATCTACAGCATGGTCAACATCTCTGGCTGGCAATTGAAGAAGCGTTTCTTGACTATCTGTGTGGTCTTTGCTGCTATTGGTGTAGGTGTCTACAGTGTCGACACAGTAGGGGAATTTTACTTACAACAATCAGGTGGCGTTCGTATCTTGAATGACGAGGAGAGCCTAGCAGGTAAGCCAAATGTGACCACTGGTGAAGGTACATTAAAACGGTCAGATACTGAGGAAACCAATATCTCTAATAACCGTTTTGATATTTGGAAGTCAACCTTGGCTCTAGTTCCTTACCGTCCAATCTTAGGTTTTTCTTCAGGTAACTGGCACAGTGTAGCTAAGTCTTATGATGCCAATAGTTATGTGGTTAAGCAGCACTATCTCACTCATAATGGTTATATTGAAGTCCTATTCTACAATGGTATCTTAGGATTTATCACCTTAGGCTTCTTTATCTTGGCATCTACCAAGCGACTTTTAGCCAAATGGTGGGCCCTCAACAAGAAAGGCGTTAGCCGCCAGGATTTAGATATGATTCTAGCTATGATGGCAGTTATCTTCACTTCCAACTTGTTCTTGAGTTCGACTTTATATGGGATTTCCTTCTTAGGTGTGATTTTATTTGCCATCTTGGGCTATTACGAAGCAGTTATAGCGAAGGATTATGCTGGTTATCGTCAGTTGAATGACCAAGAAGTTCGTCAGGTTGAACTTGAAATCATGGACTATATCCATGCCATTTGTCAACGTGAGCAAATCCAGTATAGCTTGGCTTATGGTACTTTACTGGGAGCTATTCGCCATCAAGGCTTCATTCCATGGGATGATGATATGGATATTGCCTTAGTTCGTTCAGAGTATGAGCGTCTCTATCAAGCCATCAAGGCAGACCGCCATCCAGTTTACCAGGTTACGGGCTTCCAAGATGCTTGGCATTATCCTTTCCCATTTTATCGGGTGGTTGATAAGCGTACTTTTTATGAAAATAACACTTTAGCATGGCCAAGTAAATTAGGCATTTGTGTAGATGTCTTTCCCTTTGACCAAGCTAAGGGAGATCAAGCTAAAATGGATCGCCTAGATCAGTTGCGACAACTGTCTGCCTATTCTTGGAATGGCATCCGTAATGAAGAGGGCGGCTTAGGTAACCTTATTCGCTATGCCGTGAATTTCTTCTTCCGTCTCTTGCCACCTCGTATTTGGAACCAAAAAATGGACCAATTAGCACAGAAGGGGAGCGACTCTAATCGCCTTGATTACTTGATGGAGAAGAAGCGTCGCGATACAAGTTTTGTTAAGACGGCACATGAACAGGTTCAAGAGGCTGTATTTGAAGATCGTCGCTATCAAATTCTGTCAGATTACAATCAAGTTCTGACGGCTATCTATGGAGCAGATTATATGCAATTGCCTGCAGAAGAAGACCGTGTTCAACACGCGCCATTTACTGCTTACAGGGAGGAAGCCTAA